In Entelurus aequoreus isolate RoL-2023_Sb linkage group LG13, RoL_Eaeq_v1.1, whole genome shotgun sequence, a genomic segment contains:
- the LOC133663049 gene encoding F-BAR and double SH3 domains protein 2-like, producing MLEVIEDGDMEDWVKARNKVGHVGYVPEKYLQFPASNSLLSMLQSLATLDARSHTSSNSTEPELHSGCINGDVNMVYVRALYDYEGQAEEELTFAEGAVIRLLSRDTQTDDGFWEGELNGRVGVFPSVLVEDLTENGETSVGGPNGIQVSPSTKLPSCLPPLPLYDQPPISPFTSPETTTPPSLPRSPSAALNGEHKLPIPAASHRTPLTTPNLSSGRSPASPGFQLQPPRCAPEGGPGKLRPVRAAPPPPKQQQSRRQHGKSDKAEEVEITLV from the exons ATGCTGGAGGTGATTGAGGATGGGGACATGGAGGACTGGGTCAAG GCCCGCAATAAGGTCGGACACGTGGGTTATGTTCCCGAGAAATATCTGCAGTTTCCCGCCTCCAACAGTTTGCTGAGCATGCTTCAGTCCCTGGCAACGCTGGACGCTCGCTCGCACACTTCCTCCAACTCCACTGAGCCAGAGTTGCACTCCGGCTGCATCAACGGAGATGTTAACA TGGTGTACGTGCGGGCGCTGTACGATTACGAGGGCCAGGCGGAGGAGGAGCTGACATTCGCGGAGGGAGCGGTGATTCGCCTTCTGAGCCGAGACACGCAGACCGACGACGGCTTCTGGGAGGGGGAGCTCAACGGACGGGTGGGCGTTTTCCCCTCGGTTTTGGTGGAGGATCTGACGGAGAACGGAGAGACGAGTGTGGGAGGGCCCAACGGAATACAG GTGTCGCCCTCCACAAAGCTGCCATCCTGCCTTCCGCCTCTCCCGCTGTACGACCAGCCTCCCATCAGCCCGTTCACCAGCCCCGAGACCACCACGCCTCCGTCACTGCCGCGGTCGCCCTCCGCCGCGCTCAACGGCGAGCACAAGCTCCCCATCCCCGCCGCCTCACACCGGACACCGCTAACCACGCCGA ATCTAAGTTCCGGAAGGAGTCCGGCGTCGCCCGGCTTTCAGCTGCAGCCGCCCAGATGTGCCCCTGAGGGAGGCCCGGGGAAACTACGACCT GTACGTGCGGCTCCTCCTCCACCCAAGCAGCAGCAGTCTCGACGGCAGCACGGCAAGAGCGACAAGGCGGAGGAGGTGGAGATCACGCTGGTGTAG